In Stigmatella aurantiaca, one DNA window encodes the following:
- a CDS encoding carboxypeptidase-like regulatory domain-containing protein has translation MRLPRAALLGLALVGAACAYLPDDSEDVQLVCRSDAECTEGQVCFADGCGDPGQNIVVEVKPDPAAGLHAQDFAVTNLRPQQNLELFGRATLQGKVSRQLTELNPEGTPATVPYLSPVFVRATGESLLIPGLARSFEGNLVPTREGYQLAVGAGAYTVTLVPRDTSLPPLRTEGVRVEPGWAVPLDFLLPASASLTRLTGKVVREGGQPVNEELEIQALDEGLRPLSQRVPVTRETGDFLLTLPPSAARLEHVLVQVTAPRAGGLFPQREFSVDPRPGTTAPLVLEEAGTAVPVSGRVVDRAGQPVPNASVYLQGKVQGGGQFHSVTVRTGAEGRFELLSLPSLPDTPLMLYAIPPGSVAAGITRQPTRVPTEGLSGLEVLCPNKVIVRGVLLRPEGGPAAGVRVVADPVGAVTGWPWPAQGAEVSSATDEEGAYSLRLDPGEYRFDFMPGENLPRVSRFVPVLPTEDLRLEPFTLSKGRRVTGRVTLGGTQGTHGTAGVPYADIQFFRVVNVAGKPTAIRLAQTVADSAGDYTATLPTR, from the coding sequence ATGAGGCTGCCCCGCGCCGCGCTCCTGGGGCTGGCCCTGGTGGGCGCCGCCTGTGCCTACCTGCCGGACGACAGCGAGGATGTTCAGCTCGTCTGCCGCAGCGATGCCGAGTGCACGGAGGGCCAGGTGTGCTTCGCGGACGGGTGCGGCGACCCGGGCCAGAACATCGTCGTGGAGGTGAAGCCGGATCCCGCCGCGGGGCTGCACGCCCAGGACTTCGCCGTGACAAACCTGCGCCCCCAGCAGAACCTGGAGCTGTTCGGCCGCGCCACCCTCCAGGGAAAGGTGAGCCGGCAGCTGACCGAGCTCAACCCGGAGGGCACCCCCGCCACCGTGCCCTACCTGAGCCCCGTGTTCGTCCGGGCCACCGGCGAGAGCCTGCTCATTCCGGGGCTCGCCCGCAGCTTCGAGGGCAACCTCGTCCCCACCCGCGAGGGCTACCAGCTCGCGGTGGGCGCCGGGGCCTACACCGTCACGCTGGTGCCGCGGGACACCTCGCTGCCCCCGCTGCGCACCGAAGGCGTGCGGGTGGAGCCCGGCTGGGCCGTGCCGCTCGACTTTCTCCTGCCCGCGTCCGCCTCGCTCACCCGGCTGACCGGCAAGGTGGTGCGGGAGGGGGGCCAGCCTGTGAACGAAGAGCTGGAAATCCAGGCGCTGGATGAGGGGCTGAGGCCCCTGTCCCAGCGCGTTCCCGTGACGCGCGAGACGGGAGACTTCCTGCTCACGCTGCCCCCGTCCGCCGCCCGGCTGGAGCATGTCCTCGTCCAGGTGACGGCCCCCCGGGCCGGCGGCCTGTTTCCCCAGCGGGAGTTCTCCGTGGACCCGCGCCCGGGCACCACCGCGCCGCTCGTCCTGGAGGAGGCGGGCACGGCCGTGCCGGTGAGCGGCCGCGTCGTGGACCGCGCGGGCCAGCCCGTGCCCAACGCCAGCGTGTACCTCCAGGGCAAGGTCCAGGGGGGCGGCCAGTTCCACAGCGTCACCGTCCGGACCGGGGCCGAGGGCCGCTTCGAGCTGCTGTCCCTGCCGAGCCTGCCGGACACGCCGCTGATGCTCTATGCCATTCCCCCTGGGAGCGTGGCCGCGGGCATCACCCGCCAGCCCACGCGCGTCCCCACGGAGGGGCTCTCCGGGCTGGAGGTGCTCTGTCCCAACAAGGTCATCGTCCGGGGCGTCCTGCTCCGGCCCGAGGGCGGCCCCGCGGCCGGCGTGCGCGTGGTGGCGGACCCCGTGGGGGCCGTCACCGGCTGGCCCTGGCCGGCCCAGGGGGCCGAGGTGAGCTCCGCCACCGATGAGGAGGGGGCCTACAGCCTGCGCCTGGATCCGGGCGAGTACCGCTTCGACTTCATGCCGGGCGAGAACCTGCCGCGCGTCAGCCGCTTCGTGCCCGTGCTGCCCACGGAGGACCTGCGGCTGGAGCCCTTCACCCTGTCCAAGGGGCGCCGCGTCACCGGCCGCGTCACCTTGGGCGGCACGCAGGGCACGCACGGCACCGCGGGGGTGCCCTACGCCGACATCCAGTTCTTCCGCGTGGTGAACGTGGCCGGCAAGCCCACCGCCATCCG
- a CDS encoding sigma 54-interacting transcriptional regulator, which yields MASLSVRTPDGKVRTVPLLKRITSIGRGPDNDVPLDDPAVPDSALHVLFDGSRYQVGSLGATFQINGKKRDSHVLASQDVIRVGQTELTFSRDTSAPRPIPSPAPTITVEENPDSHTAELPGVPGRELAMLRRLTAFSERLLGSYDLDRILESLMDEAIEVTRADKGFLILMESNEPRVKVARNLSRENIEDAVEKLSDSIIAKVVKEQKPLILADAIDAPEFKASESVVNLKVHSVMCVPLMHKGSLFGLIYVGNDRLVNRFEPKSLDMLTIFAAQASLILHNALLVNDLKLDNTELRKKLEDQRYGDIIGACQGMKEVYKRIDKIALTDISVLITGETGTGKELIAREIHRHSPRAKGPFITINCGAIPENLLESELFGHVKGAFTGAVATRPGKFQAAIGGTLFLDEIGELPLQLQVKLLRALQEKVVYKVGDNRGEPVDIRVVAATNKVLEEEVKRSTFREDLYYRLNVVTLKLPPLRERGEDVQVLGKFFLQKYSKEFNSKVRGFTPAATVAMKKYAWPGNIRELENRIKKASVLADKPLLGADDLDLKPENLEPIMPLLQAKEEFQKRYINEVLARNNGNRTKTAKDLGVDPRTIFRHLEKMEAEKSGRPLPPEEEEF from the coding sequence ATGGCCAGCCTCAGCGTTCGCACCCCGGACGGAAAGGTCCGCACGGTCCCCCTGCTCAAGCGCATCACCAGCATCGGACGTGGGCCGGACAACGACGTGCCGCTCGATGACCCTGCCGTCCCGGACAGCGCGCTGCACGTGCTCTTCGATGGCAGCCGCTACCAGGTGGGCAGCCTGGGGGCCACCTTCCAGATCAACGGCAAGAAGCGCGACTCGCACGTGCTGGCCTCCCAGGACGTCATCCGCGTGGGCCAGACGGAGCTGACGTTCTCGCGCGACACCTCCGCGCCGCGTCCCATCCCCTCGCCCGCCCCCACCATCACCGTGGAGGAGAACCCCGACTCGCACACCGCCGAGCTGCCCGGCGTGCCCGGCCGCGAGCTGGCCATGCTGCGCCGGCTCACCGCCTTCAGCGAGCGGCTGCTGGGCAGCTACGACTTGGACCGCATCCTCGAGAGCCTCATGGATGAGGCCATCGAGGTGACGCGCGCCGACAAGGGCTTCCTCATCCTGATGGAGAGCAACGAGCCGCGCGTGAAGGTGGCGCGCAACCTCTCCCGCGAAAACATCGAGGACGCGGTGGAGAAGCTGTCCGACTCCATCATCGCCAAGGTGGTGAAGGAGCAGAAGCCGCTCATCCTCGCCGACGCCATCGACGCGCCCGAGTTCAAGGCCAGCGAGTCGGTGGTGAACCTCAAGGTCCACTCCGTCATGTGCGTGCCGCTGATGCACAAGGGGAGCCTGTTCGGCCTCATCTACGTGGGCAACGACCGGCTGGTGAACCGCTTCGAGCCCAAGAGCCTGGACATGCTCACCATCTTCGCGGCGCAGGCCTCGCTCATCCTGCACAACGCGCTGCTGGTCAACGACTTGAAGCTCGACAACACCGAGCTGCGCAAGAAGCTGGAGGACCAGCGCTACGGCGACATCATCGGGGCCTGCCAGGGCATGAAGGAGGTGTACAAGCGCATCGACAAGATCGCCCTCACGGACATCTCCGTGTTGATTACCGGCGAGACGGGCACGGGCAAGGAGCTGATCGCCCGGGAGATCCACCGCCACTCGCCGCGCGCCAAGGGCCCCTTCATCACCATCAACTGCGGCGCCATCCCGGAGAACCTCCTGGAGAGCGAGCTGTTCGGCCACGTGAAGGGGGCCTTCACCGGCGCGGTGGCCACCCGGCCCGGCAAGTTCCAGGCGGCCATCGGCGGCACGCTCTTCCTGGACGAGATCGGCGAGCTGCCCCTGCAGCTCCAGGTGAAGCTGCTGCGCGCGCTGCAGGAGAAGGTCGTCTACAAGGTCGGCGACAACCGGGGCGAGCCCGTGGACATCCGCGTCGTGGCCGCGACCAACAAAGTCCTCGAAGAGGAGGTGAAGCGAAGCACCTTCCGGGAGGACCTCTACTACCGCCTCAACGTCGTCACCCTGAAGCTGCCCCCGCTGCGCGAGCGCGGCGAGGACGTGCAGGTGCTGGGCAAGTTCTTCCTCCAGAAGTACTCCAAGGAGTTCAACTCCAAGGTCCGGGGCTTCACCCCGGCGGCCACCGTGGCCATGAAGAAGTACGCCTGGCCGGGCAACATCCGCGAGCTGGAGAACCGCATCAAGAAGGCCTCGGTGCTCGCCGACAAGCCCCTGCTGGGCGCCGATGACCTGGACCTCAAGCCGGAGAACCTGGAGCCCATCATGCCCCTGCTCCAGGCCAAGGAGGAGTTCCAGAAGCGCTACATCAACGAGGTGCTGGCCCGGAACAACGGCAACCGCACCAAGACGGCCAAGGACCTGGGCGTGGACCCGCGCACCATCTTCCGCCACCTGGAGAAGATGGAGGCGGAGAAGAGCGGCCGGCCCCTGCCTCCCGAAGAGGAGGAGTTCTGA
- a CDS encoding protein kinase domain-containing protein, which produces MTLVGRQIGRYRILEQLGSGGMSVVYKGLDTALDREVAVKVLHPHLASKDESRKRLAREARAVARLHHPNILEVFDFSASDAQNAYIVTEYIRGHTLREYLDEGGLEPPELAAMLIHELAAALAHAHESGVIHRDLKPENVMVREDGVLKLMDFGIAKLLETDERMTVTGTLVGSPAHMAPEIIEGLEAGPEADVFSLGIMLYAFVTGRLPFTAPNTTATLKRILDGAYEDPRRRVGSLSDELAEIIATCLARDRHHRYPHAGRLRDALADYLAGLGFPRVGEELASFFADPPSYKKAARQRLVAALLERGERFLAEKRTPRALASLNQVLALDAQNARALAMLEGFNRARRRQLWIKRGLQAGTALVLATALGTGGYFLFRAPASPPVAPLTPSDPQPPAEAPPLELPARAPLPLPVTPPAPEPADSPGVAPKKAPARPAEAPAPAEAKPEPHRPAKVHVSILVRPYGAIQVDDMPPSPQPLAQHDLQLTPGPHTITVRCDWCEDAVETIHVAADGDKVFRLRALLKASRLSFDYQPPEAQVRVGEERRTARDSLEHPFDIQSPRGPASFQHRVEYEVSHPGYRTEKRAVMVEPGKPVTLRGSLVAE; this is translated from the coding sequence ATGACGCTCGTGGGCCGTCAAATCGGTCGCTACCGCATCCTTGAGCAGCTGGGCTCGGGGGGCATGAGCGTCGTGTACAAGGGGCTGGACACCGCCCTGGACCGGGAAGTGGCCGTGAAGGTGCTGCACCCGCACCTGGCCAGCAAGGACGAGTCCCGCAAGCGGCTCGCCCGCGAGGCCCGCGCGGTGGCCCGGCTGCACCACCCCAACATCCTCGAGGTGTTCGACTTCTCCGCGTCCGACGCCCAGAACGCCTACATCGTCACCGAGTACATCCGCGGCCACACCCTGCGGGAGTACCTGGACGAGGGGGGCCTGGAGCCGCCCGAGCTGGCCGCGATGCTCATCCACGAGCTGGCCGCGGCGCTCGCCCACGCGCACGAGTCCGGCGTCATCCACCGCGACCTCAAGCCCGAGAACGTCATGGTCCGCGAGGACGGCGTCCTCAAGCTGATGGACTTCGGCATCGCCAAGCTCCTGGAGACCGACGAGCGGATGACGGTGACCGGGACGCTCGTCGGCTCGCCGGCCCACATGGCGCCGGAGATCATCGAGGGCCTGGAGGCGGGCCCCGAGGCGGACGTCTTCTCGCTGGGCATCATGCTCTACGCCTTCGTCACCGGGCGGCTGCCCTTCACCGCCCCCAACACGACGGCCACCCTCAAGCGCATCCTGGATGGCGCGTACGAGGATCCCCGGCGGCGCGTGGGCTCGCTGTCCGATGAGCTGGCGGAGATCATCGCCACCTGCCTGGCGAGGGATCGCCACCACCGGTACCCCCACGCGGGGCGCCTCCGGGACGCGCTCGCCGACTACCTGGCCGGGCTGGGCTTTCCCCGGGTCGGCGAGGAGCTGGCCTCCTTCTTCGCGGATCCGCCCTCCTACAAGAAGGCCGCCCGCCAGCGCCTCGTCGCGGCCCTGCTGGAGCGCGGCGAGCGCTTCCTCGCCGAGAAGCGGACCCCGCGCGCCCTGGCCAGCCTCAACCAGGTGCTCGCCCTGGACGCGCAGAACGCCCGCGCCCTGGCGATGCTGGAGGGCTTCAACCGGGCCCGGCGCCGCCAGCTCTGGATAAAGCGCGGCCTCCAGGCCGGAACGGCGCTCGTCCTCGCCACGGCGCTCGGCACGGGGGGCTATTTCCTCTTTCGCGCGCCCGCGTCACCGCCCGTGGCCCCGCTCACGCCCTCGGACCCGCAGCCCCCGGCCGAGGCCCCGCCGCTGGAGCTCCCGGCGCGTGCGCCCCTGCCCCTGCCGGTGACGCCCCCCGCCCCGGAGCCCGCGGACAGCCCGGGAGTGGCCCCGAAGAAGGCCCCCGCCCGGCCCGCCGAGGCGCCCGCCCCCGCCGAGGCCAAGCCCGAGCCGCACCGGCCCGCGAAGGTCCACGTCTCCATCCTGGTGCGCCCCTACGGCGCCATCCAGGTGGATGACATGCCGCCCAGCCCCCAGCCCCTCGCGCAGCATGATCTCCAGCTGACGCCCGGGCCACACACCATCACCGTGCGGTGCGACTGGTGCGAGGACGCCGTGGAGACCATCCACGTGGCGGCGGACGGGGACAAGGTCTTCCGGCTGCGGGCCCTGCTCAAGGCCTCCCGGCTCTCCTTCGATTACCAACCCCCCGAGGCCCAGGTCCGCGTGGGAGAGGAGCGGCGCACGGCGCGCGACAGTCTGGAGCACCCATTCGACATCCAATCGCCCCGCGGGCCCGCGAGCTTCCAGCACCGCGTGGAGTACGAGGTGAGCCACCCCGGCTACCGGACCGAGAAGCGCGCGGTCATGGTCGAGCCCGGCAAGCCCGTCACCTTGCGCGGGAGCCTCGTCGCCGAATGA
- a CDS encoding tetratricopeptide repeat protein, translating into MTLEARAEMQARAERALRRGELAEAVSLYETLVRECPSDEALSQRLAQLRESLQPMELQALQRASAAPREERLTLGPSSPIQEGERLFALGDYAGAAAAYRRALQQRPDNELIQERLLELFQLARVTSGRSPTDRALPKETEPLLQALLDRLAARKRRKGG; encoded by the coding sequence ATGACCCTTGAAGCCCGGGCCGAGATGCAGGCGCGTGCCGAACGTGCCCTGCGCCGCGGAGAGCTGGCCGAAGCCGTAAGCCTCTACGAGACGCTCGTCCGGGAGTGCCCTTCCGATGAAGCCCTCTCCCAGCGGCTTGCCCAGCTGCGCGAGTCGCTCCAGCCCATGGAGCTGCAGGCCCTGCAGCGGGCTTCCGCCGCGCCCCGCGAGGAGCGGCTGACGCTCGGCCCCTCCTCTCCCATTCAGGAAGGAGAGCGCCTCTTCGCCCTGGGGGACTACGCGGGGGCCGCCGCCGCCTACCGCCGGGCCCTCCAGCAGCGCCCCGACAACGAGCTCATCCAGGAGCGCCTGCTGGAGCTCTTCCAGCTCGCCCGGGTGACCTCGGGCCGCTCGCCCACGGACCGGGCCCTGCCCAAGGAGACCGAGCCGCTGCTCCAGGCCCTGCTGGATCGGCTCGCGGCCCGGAAGCGGCGCAAGGGAGGCTGA
- a CDS encoding helix-turn-helix domain-containing protein yields the protein MKSVRENSGRKGREGASRRKPEEQPSEAPEPTEEAPASSSPPGGEAAWAYEVAHPDADQDLAPVVGKNLRRLRIQRGLSLERLSKASGVSRAMLGQIELGQSAPTINVLWKIARALDLPFSALISNSGGAGTRLMRALQAKRLTSHDGRFTSRALFPFDEPRRVEFYELTLKAQSEEQADAHPPGTMENLIVTRGTLEMEIGADHHLLATGDAILFEADKPHVYRNVGTEDITMYLVMSYAEEVG from the coding sequence ATGAAGTCCGTTCGGGAGAATTCAGGGCGCAAGGGCCGCGAGGGCGCATCGCGCCGCAAGCCGGAGGAGCAGCCGTCCGAGGCGCCGGAGCCCACCGAAGAGGCCCCGGCGTCCAGCTCCCCTCCGGGAGGCGAGGCGGCGTGGGCGTACGAGGTGGCGCACCCGGACGCGGACCAGGACCTGGCCCCCGTGGTGGGCAAGAACCTGCGCCGGCTGCGCATCCAGCGGGGCCTGTCCCTGGAGCGGCTCTCGAAGGCCTCCGGCGTCAGCCGGGCCATGCTGGGACAGATTGAACTGGGACAGAGCGCGCCCACCATCAACGTGCTCTGGAAGATCGCCCGGGCGTTGGATCTGCCGTTCTCGGCGCTCATCAGCAACTCGGGCGGCGCGGGAACCCGGCTGATGCGGGCGCTGCAGGCCAAGCGGCTCACCTCGCACGATGGGCGCTTCACCTCCCGCGCGCTGTTCCCGTTCGACGAGCCGCGCCGGGTGGAGTTCTACGAGCTGACGTTGAAGGCCCAGAGCGAGGAGCAGGCGGATGCCCATCCCCCGGGGACGATGGAGAACCTCATCGTGACACGGGGCACGCTGGAGATGGAGATCGGGGCCGATCACCACCTGCTGGCCACCGGGGACGCCATCCTCTTCGAGGCGGACAAGCCCCACGTGTACCGGAACGTCGGGACCGAGGACATCACCATGTACCTGGTGATGTCCTATGCCGAGGAAGTCGGCTGA